A window of Peromyscus eremicus chromosome 7, PerEre_H2_v1, whole genome shotgun sequence contains these coding sequences:
- the Cwc15 gene encoding spliceosome-associated protein CWC15 homolog: MTTAARPTFEPARGGRGKGEGDLSQLSKQYSSRDLPSHTKIKYRQTTQDAPEEVRNRDFRRELEERERAAAREKNRDRPTREHTTSSSVSKKPRLDQIPAANLDADDPLTDEEDEDFEEESDDDDTAALLAELEKIKKERAEEQARKEQEQKAEEERIRMENILSGNPLLNLTGPSQPQANFKVKRRWDDDVVFKNCAKGIDDQKKDKRFVNDTLRSEFHKKFMEKYIK; the protein is encoded by the exons ATGACGACAGCAGCCAGACCGACTTTTGAACCTGCACGAGGCGGAAgggggaaaggagaaggagatctgagccagctctctaagCAGTATTCAAGTAGAGACCTCCCCTCTCACACGAAGATCAAATACAG ACAAACGACACAGGATGCCCCCGAAGAGGTTCGCAACCGTGACTTTAGGAGAGAGTTggaagagagagagcgagctgctGCAAGGGAAAAGAATAGGGACCGTCCAACCCGAG aaCATACAACTTCCTCTTCAGTGTCAAAGAAGCCCCGCTTAGACCAGATTCCTGCTGCCAACCTTGATGCGGATGATCCTCTCAcagat GAGGAAGACGAGGATTTTGAAGAGGAGAGCGATGATGATGACACCGCGGCTCTTCTTGCAGAGCTGGAAAAAATCAAGAAGGAACGAGCCGAAGAGCAGGCCAGGAAG GAACAAGAAcaaaaggcagaggaggagagaattCGCATGGAAAATATTCTGAGTGGAAATCCTCTCCTTAATCTCACTGGCCCATCCCAGCCTCAGGCCAACTTCAAGGTTAAAAGAAG gtGGGATGATGACGTCGTTTTTAAGAACTGTGCAAAAGGTATAGATGAtcagaagaaagacaaaagattTGTAAATGATACGCTGCGATCTGAATTTCACAAAAAGTTCATGGAGAAATATATTAAGTAG